One part of the Denticeps clupeoides chromosome 8, fDenClu1.1, whole genome shotgun sequence genome encodes these proteins:
- the vip gene encoding VIP peptides: MLQRNGAQILLIAALCSILYSRTSCSPYASDREARHADGLFTSGYSKLLGQLSARRYLESLIGKRVSNSFMEEQVPVKRHSDAIFTDNYSRFRKQMAVKKYLNSVLTGKRSQEDPPSLQEESIRSESPFPESLDDVDKFFNQFTMPL; the protein is encoded by the exons ATGCTGCAGAGGAACGGAGCCCAGATTCTGCTGATAGCAGCCCTGTGCAGCATCCTGTACTCCAGGACTTCATGTTCGCCCTACGCCTCGGACAG GGAGGCGAGGCACGCAGACGGGCTGTTCACCAGCGGCTACAGCAAACTGCTGGGGCAGCTGTCAGCCAGGCGCTACCTGGAATCCCTCATTGGCAAGAGAGTCAG CAACAGCTTCATGGAGGAGCAGGTTCCCGTAAAGCGTCACTCCGATGCCATTTTCACAGACAACTACAGCCGCTTTCGCAAACAGATGGCAGTGAAGAAATACCTGAACTCTGTCCTCACAGGGAAAAGAAG TCAAGAAGACCCTCCTAGTCTGCAAGAGGAGTCCATCAGAAGCGAGAGCCCCTTCCCAGAAAGCCTCGACGACGTAGATAAATTCTTCAATCAGTTCACCATG cCACTATGA